A part of Heliangelus exortis chromosome 3, bHelExo1.hap1, whole genome shotgun sequence genomic DNA contains:
- the LOC139794128 gene encoding uncharacterized protein isoform X9, with translation MSGSMARKVQPFTISTKLSLPKCAADFPGDACPGIALASALDNHRGLRRSLNERISLYLAQARASPAAPEGQPRRSSPGGEAGTDEERLNRNSLARSIKKITLSNWHGEAGAGGQGDPARTGGERNHNNNNSRAGKAQFKVFLKKDVDVEDEQQEAGSLVDRGSPFYALAGPPASSPRKESPKGKESTVTPRCGGRGGTGASPLLDPSPLVAQFNREMLQAEGWVRGKLRDLKDGCDLQEWEEVAQTLQRDMKDFENTLIKLNQMGEQLMWRVSPSADGVRRQLLALRDQWQLLKQTSANQSKALGGLRSLQDFNRKAEHLEAWIRHKEEKPSLAALLQESPDKIQLTRRILDLKQEEQQFQSLHEELNSLAQKLEKQGKSESRSIAARRKHLNKMWLRLQGTLKEHHEVLQLALEVATFLQQADTLLGAIHAKQRSICVAGKPGEGEPCRDRDVRDIASQVMMLDVTVSQLLSLQPSLAARVTPKHRDVKEKWVQLQQVLRMEKAPGLVSSSLGTEAVAPSTESQGDDSSRGSVEKEAGDKWSRGSGSMVLKDMPGKAAEHGRGEKTSPGSPATRQPHRGGDNKRKRRGTEAEWGMQQPESQVQDVCQAVNVTVSPHKESAAPGIRPCPVGDVESLKAAQTQPEPLDPSCSGRAVLLERPELGGPPGSPQVEAMLRELGELWEDLQRKHQENGAVLREIDKALRLVGELDRVERWLQTMSESLSEPATMRSPAELRQDLEETGQLERQLLLCGLKLQGLREEAAGEPPTEHEGARKMQRKVEMVEEKLARVQADLRRRAADLRDSLVLSEFLQELQEEEAQSQQAPAAPGSRHCSLQGSFPLLSAQPGQLTSSKDMSHPLGELQEAVEMLNDAAKERERVMEVAAETERLERLVAEVSPRLEALRCRAEALGRDTAQAESGFTVVKSEKDLQGLQGLLSRQQEMERVVSETLQGQLEDLEKAAARLQELCPARLCPASQEVQGTLQAWAGLQELLRETRAHVQQAVRLRHFFKDYLAMISWTEDTRAQIFSETPSGHGLPETPCEELERRIEGKLKEFEALAAAGQQLVSEEHYLSAMIQERLEELQSMLGWVLVRWRAQKHQRDPGNKLEDRRDPESTLGTSPPSQDCALPHLESTCSPVGFMPCSLPERVQGSELQVPARMANSPLASPLLDTPLGVERTWEEASSLTPCSTGPPREAVIWDPAETSTLLLPPRGPGGLGGTVNLILSISKKGEKKKVQTVASGKQPAEEVLQTLSATKSSSCKTFWKRCQGLLGNTWGSLKRKRKPPRQPVEEVQLEAGKTFNTKRPPPATRRPPASCSGTPATSHTLPKAGASSLFNSLQRRERARAEQARLLTLQGIMGASSLQPTPEEHHGPRNTWPQKCGRRKAGPGASTSGLGELLLYVRNPLVRDIDAECGASSGDPRVPDPKATCPHLSLGSVFSLELPRDVAVLRCHQGAMAQREEAGQEQRQGRSVRPWKPTSTHGARWQEEGDVDGHSPQVPSERMGLSTKTEQGTWFEEVSFNPSYSCPRAHRASEELQSPQHPSSTSKDLLDFRSSQPSHITVLHERAGRDRDELATQLGQDSTPRITSRARHHEASQLELRPSAGSISGRAGVIPSPARTQQPADSSQPSGSPASPPASTQLSVFEWALGSPQPPSPVLGTREVCHPAHGQFEEEEEELQAIWDGAGEQQVPSPPASSHARHGPGSGAGSLSSPDATTGGPVILSAANNVLVAKFTLPTAAQLLHSPVTEKSPVVGHSSSVSPSGHRASPRTEEMVSKAPLDSLGVWDQRRYGEEERDGNKAHSSKMEFQMMEGTLERKHVLQTGGRKANSRAWSLFHAVLMRQTLCFYQDRRDSLKSSVVALPLNLSGAVCTLDTEYTKKTNCFRIQLRDGSEYLLRAPSQSLMNEWVSKLQQNSGFPEVDYFQAAAQHVESTGGAGGFSKVSSSGSSHLQGHHQVTTAKSQEIVVLPQSNTRLQWPLGSQDGPADGAVAVPEDAHGAGHKKQQWSPRGSPGLWDNSCQEVDYGLVANKRRSYSFTSATYQKITPMAAPRESVEAGSSYSVTLYIGEQASAVPRARCHSFVAQPGSPRDTLSEKTPGPSRPKNKSVFKKFFGKKE, from the exons ATGTCGGGCAGCATGGCGAGGAAGGTGCAGCCCTTCACCATCAGCACCAAGCTCTCGCTGCCCAAGTGTGCCGCCGACTTCCCCGGGGACGCCTGCCCCGGCATCGCCCTCGCCTCCGCTCTGGACAACCACCGCGGCCTCCGCCGCAGCCTCAACGAGCGCATCTCCCTCTACCTGGCCCAAGCCCGGGCCAGCCCCGCCGCCCCCGAGGGACAGCCTCGCAGATCCAGCCCCGGCGGGGAAGCGGGGACcgatgaggagaggctgaaccGTAACTCCCTGGCCCGCTCCATTAAGAAGATCACGCTGTCCAACTGGCATGGGGAGGCTGGCGcggggggacagggggacccTGCCCGGACCGGCGGCGAGAGgaaccacaacaacaacaacagcagggcagggaaagcTCAGTTCAAG GTCTTCCTCAAGAAGGATGTGGATGTGGAAGATGAGCAGCAGGAGGCCGGGAGTTTGGTGGACAGAGGGTCTCCCTTCTATGCG CTGGCAGGACCCCCGGCATCATCGCCCCGGAAAGAGAGCCCCAAGGGCAAAGAGTCCACAGTGACGCCGAGATGTGGCGGGCGAGGTGGCACGGGAGCGTCGCCCCTCCTTGACCCAAGCCCTCTGGTAGCCCAGTTCAACCGGGAGATGCTGCAG GCAGAGGGTTGGGTACGAGGCAAGCTACGGGACCTGAAGGATGGCTGCGACCTCCAGGAGTGGGAGGAGGTGGCTCAGACCCTGCAGCGGGACATGAAGGATTTTGAGAACACGTTGATAAAGCTCAaccag ATGGGTGAGCAGCTGATGTGGCGGGTGAGCCCCAGTGCTGATGGGGTGCGGAGGCAGCTCCTAGCCCTGCGGGACCAGTGGCAGCTCTTGAAGCAGACGTCTGCCAACCAGAGCAAAGCCCTGGGGGGGCTGCGGAGCCTGCAGGACTTCAACAGGAAAGCTGAGCATCTGGAGGCATGGATCAGGCACAAG GAGGAGAAGCCATCCCTGGCAGCCCTCCTGCAGGAGAGCCCAGACAAGATTCAGCTCACCCGCCGCATCCTTGACTTGAAGCAG gaggagcagcagttcCAGAGTCTGCATGAGGAGCTGAACAGCCTGGCCCAGAAGCTGGAGAAACAAGGCAAAAGTGAGAGCAGGAGCATTGCAGCCCGGCGCAAGCACCTCAATAAAAT GTGGCTGCGACTGCAGGGGACCCTGAAGGAGCACCATGAGGTTCTTCAGCTGGCCCTGGAGGTGGCCACCTTCCTCCAGCAAGCAGATACCCTGCTTGGAGCCATCCATGCCAAG CAGAGAAGCATCTGCGTTGCGGGGAAGCCGGGGGAGGGCGAGCCATGCCGGGATCGGGATGTCAGAGACATAGCCAGCCAGGTGATG ATGCTGGATGTGACTGTGtctcagctcctcagcctgcagcccagcctggcagcccGAGTCACCCCCAAGCACCGAGATGTCAAGGAGAAGTGGGTGCAGCTTCAGCAAGTGCTGAG GATGGAGAAGGCCCCAGGACTGGTGAGCAGTTCTCTGGGGACCGAAGCTGTGGCTCCAAGCACGGAATCCCAGGGAGATGATAGCAGCCGGGggtctgtggagaaggaagcaggagacaAATGGTCAAGAGGCTCTGGGAGCATG GTGCTGAAGGACATGCCAGGGAAGGCAGCGGAGcatgggagaggagagaagaccAGCCCTGGCTCTCCAGCAACCAGGCAGCCCCATCGTGGTGGGGACAACAAAAG gaagaggagagggacagAGGCTGAGTGGGGCATGCAGCAGCCAGAGTCCCAGGTGCAGGATGTCTGTCAGGCAGTGAATGTG ACTGTGTCCCCACACAAGGAGAGTGCAGCTCCTGGCATCCGCCCGTGTCCAGTGGGGGATGTGGAGAGCCTGAaggcagcacagacacagccagAGCCCCTGGACCCCAGCTGCAGTGGCAGGGCTGTGCTCCTG GAGAGGCCAGAGCTGGGGGGACCTCCGGGGAGCCCACAGGTGGAGGCGATGCTGCGGGAGCTTGGGGAGCTGTGGGAGGACCTGCAGAGGAAGCACCAGGAGAATGGTGCTGTGCTGCGGGAAATTGATAAG GCACTGAGGCTGGTGGGGGAGCTTGACCGGGTGGAGCGGTGGCTGCAAACCATGTCTGAGTCTCTCTCGGAGCCAGCCACCATGAGAAGTCCAGCAGAGCTGCGCCAGGACCTGGAGGAGACAGGGCAGCTGgagaggcagctcctgctgtgtgGCCTCAAGCTCCAGGGGCTGCGGGAAGAGGCAGCAGGCGAGCCACCCACTGAGCATGAAGGGGCGAGGAAGATGCAAAGGAAGGTGGAGATGGTGGAGGAGAA GTTGGCACGTGTGCAGGCAGACCTGCGGCGCCGGGCAGCAGACCTGCGTGACTCCCTGGTGCTATCCGAGTTCCTGCAGGAACTGCAAGAGGAGGAAGCTCAGAGCCAGCAGGCACCTGCAGCG CCAGGAAGCAGGCATTGCAGTTTGCAGGGGTCTTTTCCCCTGCTCTCAGCCCAGCCTGGGCAGCTGACAAGCAGCAAGGACATGAGCCACCCCTtgggagagctgcaggaagctgtGGAGATGCTGAACGATGCAGCCAAGGAACGGGAACGGGTCATGGAGGTtgcagcagagacagaaagactGGAGCGCCTG GTAGCAGAGGTGTCCCCACGCCTGGAGGCCCTTCGATGCAGAGCTGAGGCACTGGGTCGTGACACTGCCCAAGCAGAGAGTGGCTTCACTGTGGTGAAGAGCGAGAAGGatctccaggggctgcagggcttgCTGAGCcggcagcaggagatggag CGTGTGGTGTCAGAGACCCTTCAGGGGCAGCTGGAGGATCTGGAGAAGGCAGCTGCCCGCTTGCAAGAGCTCTGCCCTGCTCGGCTGTGCCCTGCCAGCCAGGAGGTGCAGGGGACACTGCaggcctgggcagggctgcaggagctgctgcgGGAGACCCGGGCCCATGTGCAGCAGGCTGTCCGGCTGCGGCATTTCTTCAAGGATTACTTAGCCATGAT CTCCTGGACAGAGGACACACGGGCTCAGATCTTCTCTGAAACCCCAAGCGGCCATGGTCTCCCAGAGACTCCATGTGAGGAGCTAGAGAGGAGGATTGAAGGGAAGCTCAAGGAGTTtgaggctctggcagcagcGGGGCAGCAGCTGGTGTCTGAAGAGCACTACCTGAGTGCAATG ATACAGGAACGCTTGGAGGAGCTTCAGAGCATGCTGGGCTGGGTTCTGGTGCGCTGGCGAGCACAAAAACACCAGCGTGACCCAGGAAACAAGCTGGAGGACAGAAGAGACCCAGAGAGCACCCTGGGCACATCACCCCCCAGCCAA GATTGTGCTTTGCCCCATCTGGAGAGCACGTGCAGCCCAGTGGGGTTCAtgccctgctccctccctgagCGTGTGCAAGGATCAGAGCTACAGGTGCCAGCACGAATGGCTAACTCCCCACTGGCATCACCCCTCTTGGATACCCCATTGGGAGTGGAGAGAACCTGGGAAGAGGCCAGCAGCTTGACACCCTGCAGCACTGGACCACCCAGGGAGGCTGTCATCTGGGATCCTGCTGAGACTTCCACGCTGCTGCTGCCACCGCGGGGCCCTGGTGGGCTTGGGGGGACAGTCAACCTCATCCTCAGCATTAGCAagaagggggagaagaagaaggtgCAGACAGTGGCCAGTGGCAAGCAGCCAGCAGAGGAGGTGCTGCAGACG ctctctgcCACTAAATCCTCAAGCTGTAAAACCTTTTGGAAGCGTTGCCAGGGGCTTTTAGGAAACACTTGGGGTAGCTTAAAGCGAAAAAGAAAGCCACCTCGCCAGCCAGTGGAAGAG GTGCAGCTGGAGGCTGGGAAAACCTTCAATACAAAGCGGCCGCCCCCAGCCACCCGCCGCcctccagcatcctgcagcGGGAcccctgccacctcccacaCCCTGCCCAAGGCTGGGGCCAGCTCCCTCTTCAACAGCCTGCAGCGGCGGGAGCGGGCACGGGCAGAGCAGGCCCGGCTGCTGACACTGCAGGGCATCATGGgtgccagctccctgcagcccacaCCTGAGGAACACCATGGCCCCAGAAACACATGGCCTCAGAAATGTGGCCGGAGAAAAGCAGGGCCAGGGGCATCCACCTCTGGACTCggggagctgctgctctacGTCAGGAACCCACTGGTGCGGGATATTGACGCTGAGTGTGGGGCGTCTTCTGGGGATCCCCGCGTCCCCGACCCAAAAGCCACATGCCCCCACCTGTCCCTGGGCTCcgtgttcagcctggagctgccTCGGGATGTGGCTGTCCTCAGGTGCCACCAAGGGGCTATGGCACAGCGGgaggaggcagggcaggagcagaggcagggcaggagtGTGAGGCCGTGGAAGCCCACGAGCACACATGGAGCCagatggcaggaggagggggatgtGGATGGACACAGTCCCCAGGTGCCCAGTGAGAGGATGGGGCTGTCCACCAAGACTGAACAAGGAACCTGGTTCGAGGAGGTTAGCTTCAACCCCAGCTACAGCTGCCCAAGGGCACACCGGGCCAGCGAGGAGCTCCAAAGCCCACagcaccccagcagcaccagcaaagACCTCCTGGACTTCAGGTCAAGTCAGCCATCCCACATCACTGTGCTGCATGAGCGGGCTGGCCGGGACAGGGATGAGCTGGCCACCCAGCTAGGCCAGGAcagcacccccaggatcaccAGCAGGGCCAGGCACCATGAAGCCTCTCAGCTGGAGCTCAGGCCATCCGCTGGCAGCATCTCGGGCAGGGCAGGAGTCATCCCTAGCCCTGCCCGCACTCAGCAGCCAGCCGACAGCAGCCAGCCCAGTGGGTCTCCAGCTTCCCCCCCAGCCTCCACCCAGCTCTCTGTCTTTGAGTGGGCACTGGggtcccctcagccccccagccctgtgctgggcaccaGGGAGGTTTGCCACCCTGCCCATGGGCagtttgaggaagaggaggaggagctgcaggccATCTGGGATGGGGCAGGTGAGCAGCAGGTACCCAGCCCACCAGCCAGCAGCCATGCCCGCCATGGGCCGGGCAGTGGGGCAGGCAGTCTCTCAAGCCCCGATGCCACCACCGGCGGGCCCGTCATCCTCTCAGCAGCCAACAATGTGCTAGTGGCCAAGTTCACCCTTCCCACCgctgcccagctcctccacagCCCGGTGACAGAGAAGAGCCCCGTGGTGGggcacagcagcagtgtcagccCCAGTGGGCACAGGGCGTCCCCCCGCACAGAGGAGATGGTGTCCAAAGCACCCCTGGACAGTCTGGGTGTCTGGGATCAGCGGAGGtatggggaagaggagagagatggCAACAAG GCCCATTCCAGTAAAATGGAGTTTCAGATGATGGAGGGGACACTGGAAAGGAAGCACGTGTTGCAGACAGGAGGGAGGAAG GCCAACAGCCGTGCCTGGAGCCTTTTCCATGCCGTGCTTATGAGGCAGACGCTGTGCTTCTACCAGGACCGGAGAGACAGCCTCAAG agctctgtggtgGCCCTTCCCCTGAACCTCTCTGGGGCAGTCTGCACCCTGGACACTGAATACACTAAGAAGACCAACTGCTTCAGAATACA GCTGCGGGATGGTTCTGAGTACCTCCTGAGGGCCCCCTCACAATCTCTCATGAACGAATGGGTCTCCAAGCTGCAGCAAAACTCAG GTTTCCCTGAAGTGGATTacttccaggcagcagcacagcatgttGAGAGCACTGGCGGTGCTGGGGG TTTCAGCAAGGTCTCCAGCTCTGGAAGCTCCCACCTCCAGGGACATCATCAGGTCACAACTGCCAAGAGCCAGGAGATTGTGGTGCTACCCCAGTCAAACACCCGGCTGCAGTGGCCTCTAGGCAGCCAGGATGGCCCAGCTGATGGGGCCGTGGCAGTACCAG AGGATGCTCATGGGGCAGGCcacaagaagcagcagtggTCACCGAGGGGGTCCCCCGGGCTGTGGGACAACAGCTGTCAAGAAGTTGACTATGGGCTGGTGGCCAACAAGAGGAGGTCCTACTCCTTCACCTCAG CCACCTACCAGAAGATCACACCGATGGCTGCGCCCAGGGAGTCTGTGGAGGCTGGGAGCAGCTACTCAGTCACACTGTACATTGGGGAGCAAGCATCAGCTGTGCCACGAGCACGCTGCCACTCCTTCGTGGCCCAGCCAGGGAGCCCACGGGACACGCTCAGTGAGAAGACCCCCGGACCCTCTCGCCCCAAGAATAAATCTGTCTTCAAGAAGTTCTTCGGGAAAAAGGAGTAA